The nucleotide sequence ctatcttttttttttttctttatcttCTATGAAGAGAGTATCCTCGATAGGACAATCATGACTATAAACGAAATAATTTTCCCGTTAGCGCGTCGTTGAGATATTCCCCATAGGTCGTAGAGACTCGAGATATACTAGACACGAGCAGCGAGTATGAATTCTCTGTCGCGAAAGTCCGATCGACGATGTTCGTTCCCCCGCACCgcctactactactactaccgtaTTATAAAATTCGAGTACCGTATAACCGAAATTTGTAAATTTCTGCGTCTCGTGTATGGTTTCCGTCATTGTCGAGTTCTCTCTATCGAACGATTCATGTTATTGGGTATAGTTCGTATCACACGTGGATATAGAAGCATGtacaaaatgtaataataaacgAGAATATACGTGTAAATATATGATGAACCGCGTGGTACACGAACGTTaatgcgcgcgcgcacgcgcgtcCATGTATATTTATACGTATACGTCATTTTAGTAATAACGCAGTTTTTTGCATGTTGAGATAAAAATCGATGGCGTACGTACGTTCTCTAATCGTGATTTCATTAGGTATCCCGTTAGTGTGTTGTTACTTTTCGAAATGTGTATTATTGATTCGAATCGTCGAAACATGTacgagaatattttattcgatgtgTTGTAACGAGCTTTGCAAAAAAATGATAAATGTGTACGATCGAGAAATATGGGAGGGGGAATATAAAGAGTATAATACAGGGAGACGGAGAACGGAGAAGTATGGGGAgcagtgtgtgtgagagagagaaagagagagagagagagagaattagtAAGGGAGAGCAAGAGTTGCAATAAATATTTGTAACTCGACGTTGACAAGCGGGGAAAGACCTTGTTATATCGTGTAAGTGCGAGTTCGTCAATTTCTGCCCACTTAATTATAgtgaatgaagaaatgaattgCTAATAATAAATGATTATGATAAAGTGACATTAGTACATATAACGATACAATACTGAAGCATCATCACCTTTTgtatcatttgttcgtttgtttttaTCTTACTGCGTTTGTCTTTCATTATTAATGCAATACCAAGATGACTCGGTTTCGACACGGTATCTTGTGTgtaaatatatactaataaaaaatacaaatacaaGAGCAACGTCTGATCAATTAACCCGTTCTTTTAAAAGTAATACGTcattgaaataaattgttttaatatacgtataatttatattgttttaattaatagGTTTTTCAATGTCTATGTTAAGCTTAAAAAaagtttaataatattaatcgatAATTGAATCTCATTTGCCAGAAAAATTTGATGACTCAAGAAAATTCTAAGAATACAAAAATGTTCGAGAGACTCTCCTGCATCTGTATCATGCAAACAAATTTATTTCTTAGTATAAATAAAGGGAACAGATGATTCTTGCACGAATCACTTGCTCCGTaaaatggaaaaattagcgCCATTACGTCGCGCCTCTTGTGGTGAAATTTCGAAGCTCGGTTCacgggtccgtacagcgccaattagtagatggcaaaacgctgaaactgcTAGCCAAACAGTGGCGCCTCTTGTGGCGAAATTTAGAAGCTCCTTTCgagggtccgtacagcgccaattagtggGTGACGAAACGCTGAAACTGCTAGCCAAACAGTGGTGCCTCTTGTGACGAAATTTAGAAGCTCCTTTCGAGGGTACGTACAGCGTCAATTAGTAGGTGGCGAAACGCTGAAACTGCTAGCCAAACAGTGGCGCCTCTAGTGGCGAAATTTAGAAGCTTCGTACAGCTccaattacatatatattacggAACGCGTCTGAGGTCGGCCGAGTCAAAGAGGAGCGAGCGCTCTGACGGAACTTAGGTGGTATCGATGTTGCGTGCAGTCTTGTTTCGTGCCCTGGTTTAAGTTATCGCATTTTGAGTTAAACCAATTTTTTTAGTATTTATGCTAATTCGTTCTCATGTTGTTTTTTTCTATAGTTGCAGTTTAAATCAAGGGCATAATTTACTTCTGTTTCCAGTAAGTTTTATTAGAtttttaaatgatttatttaatgTATCAGTATTAAATACATGACATAGTTAAGATAACATGAGCTAAgcgtaattataattacaaatcaattgtccgcatttatattatttctttgTACTTAAATCTCATATAATAGGAGTTTGAAATCGAATAGGTAAATGATTTTAAATCATATCCCAAAATACGGATGATGTACAAACATTCATGATacaagaaaaatagaaaaaactaTTTCACAAGACAGTAGATGATTTACAATGATTTTCAACAGATAGAAGGCACAGGATATAACGTTAAATACCACAAACATGTAAttaacattatatagctacacaCGTATGTTTCGTATATCTTCTAAACGTATGAATTTTCAAAAGAAAAAATTAGTTTAGACGGTATAGAAATGAACCAAATGAAAGAAGATTAATTTAACGGGCCGCTGGAGATTGTTGCATGCACAAGAATAAATACAGATGTATATGTATGCTAACTTGCATTTGATTATCTTAAATTTCAAGATAAACTTTAATATTCCGTTGTCCCACTGCTACCTTCTTCGTTCTCCTTTTTGTGTCTTACGTTTTTCCTTCTTTTCTTCCTTCAGTTGTTTCTGTTTCTCTCTAAATTAAGAAggattacaattataattaaaacaTTCAGAGAGTTTCATATTTTATCATtcgcgttattattattattataattgctaTCGTTGTAGCTTACCGATCTtctttatctttttcttttttcttctgacTTTCTAATTTTGCTTTTTCCCTCTTTTCTTTCTCTTGTTGAATTATTGCAGCAGCATTCGTGTTCTTCTCGATTCCACAATCTCCTCCACTCGCACCATCCTCTTCCCCGTCGCCGTCGCTGTGTTCTTCGTCGGACATTTGACTATACTGTGCAAGGATCGCCTCTCTTATTCTTCTCTCTTCTTCTGTGTAACTTCTCTGCGTCGTAGTCGGCAAAGATTGCGATTCCAGCATCTTCGCCAATCTGACATCCACGTCTTCTATCGGTCCTTTTGAAGCAGTAATTTCTTTGTCCGGGAGCCATTTGGTCCACGCGCTTAATATTTCTGTCACATGACCACTGATATTATCACCCTAAAATTCAACAGAAATTTATCTTACAGACGCTATATATAGATCTAGCGCTAGTAACATTATGTGTCACTATATATTCCTAAATGATTGATTCAATTACGAAAATTATAAACAATCGATTTTGAATGATCGAACACCAAAAACTGTTTCGCCTagcatatttttaataaatttaaaacagaattaTTAGTGAAGAATTAGAATGGAGTGGATTTGTgaattcaaataataatattattgagcAATGACAACATTTTGTACACCAaccaatatattaaaatattaaagtgCAATGAAATTGATAACAAGAGTTAAACACGCAGGCAAGAGAAGGGACACAACGTTGAATCTGTGCGGACACGTGCAGGCCAACAACAGAAACAATTACAATAATTCCGATTGTTATTTTTGACCGGCTGATAAACTTGGACTACGAACAGCAAGCGCATTCTAACCTCACAGTCCGAGTGCTCCTCACCGTTATGGCAGCGAGTATGCCTTCGAGGGCTTCGGTCTTTTCATCCTCCGTTTCATCGCCTTCTAAAATTCCTTTGATGTATGATCCAAATACTCCTTCATCAGTATTTAAAGCCTGCAGCTTTTTACTAAGCCAGCTATCGAAGGAATTAGTTGCAACCGCCATATTCGGCTTTGTCAATTTTTTCAGCTCGTCTATTGGCAACACTTAAACTTTGCCATTGCAACAAAAAAGGATATCAATAGAGTGGAGATGAGTTTCCATACCCGGGTTTTCGGCGCGCCAGGTATAGTGCTGCCATCCCAGCAATGTGAAACTAACATAGCTTCGATACATGTTTTACCACGGATCAGGATCTATTGTTAGTTTTCGAAGCCGTAAGCACGTGATAATCGatcacatatacatacatagagCTTCTAGTAAATTCGAAAGCATGGCCACCGCTTTGAGGTTGAAGCTCGCAATCCAATTAGGAAAATCTCTTTCAAGACCGCTCAGGCGGAATTTTGAGAAAGAGTTTTTGGAGAGACAATGTCGAAGACTTTCAGGTTCGTATATTTTTATGACATGTCATTTGTATTAACATTTCACATTGTCAAGTTTTTTAACTTCGGAGTTAGAagaatattttgttatttttatatattttgtacGTATATCGTTAAATTAGATTTATCTATACGGGCTATTCTTGTTTAACCATTGGATTATCGATTTTGTAATGATGAAAATGTACGTATATGTTGCAGCAAGTTGCTCAATAAGATGTTACTCTTCGCAAACCGCAACTCAAACCACAGAAAGTCACAATATCATAAAGGATACAGAGAAAGTTACAGGTATAATAGAATCTTTTCCATTATGTTATAAGTGGATTGTAAATGTTTCATTAATTTCCAatagttatatatttatatctctTTTTAATTAGGCGATGCCGTTAAACATGAATTTCAATCAGAAACTCAGATGCTTCTGCAAATTGTTGCCAAATCCTTGTATTCGGACAAAGAGGTAGTTTATATGTacaaatttgtaataaaatgcAGCAGTTCATGAAGTATAgtatttttcaataattttatggCTTTTTCTGCTAGGTATTTGTTCGTGAGTTGATCTCTAATGCTAGCGATGCTCTAGAAAAACTACGTTATATAAGATTAAGCGATACTGAAGCTGCAGAGACAGCTGGTGATAGAAACTTAGAAATTCATATTGCTACTGATAAGCAGAACAGAACGCTTACTATTCAGGATACAGGGATTGGTATGACTCGTGAAGAACTGATATCACATTTAGGAACTATTGCCAAATCTGGTTCGAAAGTAAATATTgctcaaatatatatataatattgctcAAATATGGATGCTTTATACTGCTATCGATTGCAGGCTTTCTTAGAGAAATTAAAGGAAACCCAAAACTCTGGAGATACGTCTCAAATTATTGGTCAATTTGGAGTTGGTTTCTATAGCGCTTTCATGGTTGCTGATAAAGTAGAAGTATACACTAAATCCTATAAAACAAATGCCGAGGGACTTTGCTGGACCTCTGATGGgtaaaatattaaagaattAGCTGTAAAAATAATTGTATCTAAACCGAGGCAATTATTTTATACACAGATCAGGTACTTATGAAATCTCAGCGGCTGAGGGAGTTCAGCCAGGAACAAAAATTGTGATCCACTTGAAAGTCGATTCCCGTGAATTTAGCGATGAAGTTGCAATTAATCGTGAGTAAATCAAGCTATATTCTTGTTTTTTCATTATTCACTATTTCAATACATTTCaggtattattaataaatacagCAACTTTGTCGGTAGTCCCATTTTTGTTAATGGTAAACAAGCTAACATAATTCGACCGCTGTGGATGCTCGATCCGAAAGATATTACACCACTTCAGCACGCTGAATTCTATAGATTCATTGGGAATTGTTTCGATTCCCCGCGATTTGTATTACACTATACTACCGATGCCCCATTGAGTATTAGAGCATTGTTGTATTTCCCCGAGGAGAGACCAGGATTATTCGATTTGGCCAGAGACACAACTAGCGGCGTTTCCTTATACAGTCGTAAAATCTTAATCAAGAGCAAAGCAGAAAATATTTTACCGAAGTGGCTACGTTTCATTAAAGGAGTCGTCGATTCCGAAGATATTCCACTCAACTTAAGTCGAGAGTTATTGCAGAATAGTACTTTAATTGGGTAAGAAGCAAAGCAACCGATTCTAAAAGAAAAAAGTAAGTCATCAATGGTTCGATTAATCTCTATATATCTTCGCATTCTAGAAAGCTGAGGAGCGTTCTAACGATGCGTGTACTGAAATTTTTGAACGAGCGATCTCAGAAACAGCCCGCAGATTTTAATAGTTTCTATAGAGAATATGGTCTCTTTTTGAAGGAGGGTATCATCATCAGTACTGATCAGAAAGAGAaggtaatattttttaataaaatattttcttcaatGTTTCCTTATTCCATTACTTTACAGGAAGAGATAAGTAAACTTTTAAGATTCGAATCATCTGCAATGCCTTCTGGAGAATTAGTTAGTATACCGGATTACTGCAAACGTATACCTGCGGATCAGAAAAACATTTACTACCTAGCAGCACCGAGGTAAGAAACTAATTATTTTCAATCATTCAGGTTCcttataattaaaaaaagaaaattaattttaatatcttCGCCACATTAGTCGAGTTTTGGCCGAGCAATCGCCTTACTATGAATCACTGAAGAAACGTAACGTAGAAGTATTATTTTGCTACGAACCGTACGACGAGCTAGTTTTAATGCATCTAAGAGAGTTTAAATCCTATAACCTGATTTCTGTCGAAAAAGAGATGCGCGAAGAATCGGAGTCGAGCAAATCGGATAATCTCGGTGAGCAGATAACGTTGCAATGATTTTATAATTTCGCTAGCGCAATCgtttgaacattttttaaaaattttttcaggTCTGATCAATCAGGATGAGATCAACAATCTCATTGCTTACATGAGAAACGTTTTGCCAAAGAAAGCGTATGATATTAAAATAACTACTCGTCTAGAATCTCATCCTTGTGTCG is from Megalopta genalis isolate 19385.01 chromosome 4, iyMegGena1_principal, whole genome shotgun sequence and encodes:
- the LOC117221931 gene encoding coiled-coil domain-containing protein 43, giving the protein MAVATNSFDSWLSKKLQALNTDEGVFGSYIKGILEGDETEDEKTEALEGILAAITGDNISGHVTEILSAWTKWLPDKEITASKGPIEDVDVRLAKMLESQSLPTTTQRSYTEEERRIREAILAQYSQMSDEEHSDGDGEEDGASGGDCGIEKNTNAAAIIQQEKEKREKAKLESQKKKEKDKEDREKQKQLKEEKKEKRKTQKGERRR
- the Trap1 gene encoding TNF receptor associated protein 1 encodes the protein MATALRLKLAIQLGKSLSRPLRRNFEKEFLERQCRRLSASCSIRCYSSQTATQTTESHNIIKDTEKVTGDAVKHEFQSETQMLLQIVAKSLYSDKEVFVRELISNASDALEKLRYIRLSDTEAAETAGDRNLEIHIATDKQNRTLTIQDTGIGMTREELISHLGTIAKSGSKAFLEKLKETQNSGDTSQIIGQFGVGFYSAFMVADKVEVYTKSYKTNAEGLCWTSDGSGTYEISAAEGVQPGTKIVIHLKVDSREFSDEVAINRIINKYSNFVGSPIFVNGKQANIIRPLWMLDPKDITPLQHAEFYRFIGNCFDSPRFVLHYTTDAPLSIRALLYFPEERPGLFDLARDTTSGVSLYSRKILIKSKAENILPKWLRFIKGVVDSEDIPLNLSRELLQNSTLIGKLRSVLTMRVLKFLNERSQKQPADFNSFYREYGLFLKEGIIISTDQKEKEEISKLLRFESSAMPSGELVSIPDYCKRIPADQKNIYYLAAPSRVLAEQSPYYESLKKRNVEVLFCYEPYDELVLMHLREFKSYNLISVEKEMREESESSKSDNLGLINQDEINNLIAYMRNVLPKKAYDIKITTRLESHPCVVTVKDMASARHFIRTQSHQIDEEMRYSILQPRFEINPTHPLIKKLSQLIKSDTKLADLLIKQLFMGSMIGAGLIEDSRVLLTSMNELLTLALEKH